One segment of Cellulomonas fulva DNA contains the following:
- a CDS encoding GNAT family N-acetyltransferase — MDKPTLLGEMLTLRPVRASDADHVWESVSDVEGMRLTGETRRPSREEVEAWCAAAATAPDRVDLAITLAGDPDDEYLGEIVLENLDEAVRSADLRLVMRPGYRGRGYGTEAIQLVLGLAFDGLGLHRVGLSVLAINSRALSLYENLGFRVEGRRRDAYRDGERWCDGIDMGLLEDEYRAGQLG; from the coding sequence ATGGACAAGCCCACGCTGCTCGGCGAGATGCTCACGCTCCGACCCGTCCGCGCGTCGGACGCGGACCACGTGTGGGAGTCGGTGAGCGACGTCGAGGGGATGCGGCTCACGGGGGAGACCCGCCGCCCGTCCCGCGAGGAGGTCGAGGCGTGGTGCGCCGCGGCCGCGACCGCGCCGGACCGCGTCGACCTCGCGATCACCCTCGCGGGGGACCCGGACGACGAGTACCTCGGGGAGATCGTGCTCGAGAACCTCGACGAGGCCGTGCGCAGCGCCGACCTCCGCCTGGTGATGCGCCCGGGCTACCGCGGTCGCGGGTACGGCACGGAGGCGATCCAGCTGGTGCTGGGCCTCGCGTTCGACGGCCTCGGGCTGCACCGCGTCGGCCTGAGCGTCCTCGCCATCAACTCCCGCGCGCTGTCGCTGTACGAGAACCTCGGCTTCCGCGTCGAGGGACGCCGGCGCGACGCCTACCGCGACGGCGAGCGGTGGTGCGACGGCATCGACATGGGCCTGCTGGAGGACGAGTACCGCGCGGGGCAGCTCGGCTGA